The region ATCGCCTCGGCGCTCATCGGCAGGCACCCGCGCTGGAACGCCGCGCCGATCATCAGCATGTTCACCGGCATGTGGTCACCGAAGAGCGCGTCGGCCATGCCCTGCGCGTCCAGCAGGACCTGCTCGGCGGTGGCCGCCGCGATGCGGTCGAGGGCGTCCTGCGGCGATCCCGGCACCGGAACGCGGTTGGTGACCATCGCGGCCGTCGGCACCACGGCGGTGTTGACCAGCGCGATGGTCCTGTCGGCCGCGGCGGTCTCCAGGTTCTGCTCTGCGGCCGCGCCCAGCAGGTCGAAGCCGATCAGGACGTCGACGGTCGACTTCGACGCGCGCAGCGCCCCCGCCACCGGCTGCTTGGAGATCCGGACGTCGCTGACGACCGGGCCGCCCTTCTGCGCCACACCGGTCTGCTCCAGCCCGGCCGCGTGCAGGCCGTCCATGTGCGCGGCCATCTGCAGGATCTGCGACACCGTGACCACGCCGGTGCCGCCGATGCCGGGCATCCGCATCAGCACGCCGTCGCTCCGCGGGCGCTCGGCCGGCGCGGTCAGCTCCACCGGCAGCGCGGGCACCGCCCGCCGGGCCCGGGTGCCGGGCTCCACGAGCAGGAACGACGGGCAGTCGCCCTTCAGGCAGGTGAAGTCGGAGTTGCACGACGCCTGGTGGATGCGCGTCTTGCGGCCGAACTCGGTCTCCACCGGCTGCACCGAGAGGCAGGTCGACTTGTCCCCGCAGTCGCCGCAGCCCTCGCACACCCGCTCGTTGATCACCACGCGCTCGGCGGGTGTCGGCAGCGCTCCGCGCTTGCGCAGGCGTCGTTCCTCCGCCGCGCAGCGGTCGTCGTGGACCAGTACCGTGACGCCCTCCACCGCGGCCAGTTCGCGTTGCACGTCGGCGAAGTCGTCGCGGTGGCGCACGGTCGCGATCGGGTCGAGGGCGACGCCGCGGTAGGTTCCGGGCTCGGCGGTGGTCACCACCACCCGGCGGACGCCCTCGGTGGCCAGCCAGCGGGTCAGCGTCGGGATGTCGAGCTTGCCCTCGGCGCGCTGCCCGCCGGTCATCGCGACGGCGTCGTTGTAGAGCAGCTTGTAGGTCACGTTGACCCCCGCCGCGACCGACGCCCGGATGGCCAGCGAACCGGAGTGGTGGAAGGTGCCGTCACCGAGGTTCTGCACGAAGTGCCGGTCGTCGGTGAACGGGGCGAGCCCGTTCCACTGCGCGCCCTCGCCGCCCATCTGGGTCACGCCGACCTGGTGGCCCCGGCCCTCGCCGTCGAGCAGCACCATCACGTGGCAGCCGATGCCCGCGCCCACGAGCGTGTCGTCGTCGGCCCGCGTGGAGGTGTTGTGCGGGCAGCCGGAGCAGAAGTACGGGGTGCGCGCGGCGATCGTGGGCAGCTCGATCCGCGACCGCCGCGGGTCGGCGGTGCGCAGGTAGGCCGCCGCGCTCTCCGGCAGGCGGTCCTGCCCGATGCGCCTGCCGAGGGCCCGCGCGACGTCGGTGGCCGACAGGGTGCCCCGGACGGTGAGCAGCGGACGGCCGCTGTCGTCGCGGCGCCCGACGACCAGCGGCGCGTCGGGACGCCGGTACATCGCCTCCTTGACCTGGGCTTCCAGGAAAGGCGTCTTGTCCTCGACCACCACGACCTCGTCGAGGCCCTCCAGCATCGAGGCCAGGTGCGCCTGGTCCAGCGGGTGGGGCATGCCGACGCGGACCAGCCGCAGGCCGAGCGCCTCCATCGCGCCCTCGTCGATGCCCATGTCCTCCAGCGCGCGGAGCACGACGGCGTGGGCCAGTCCGGAGGCGACCACGCCGGTGGTGGCGCGGCGGGCGCTGAAGGTGACCTTGTTCAGGCCGTGGGTCGTGCCGTAGGCGCGGGCGAGGTCCAGCCGCCGGGTGAGCACGTCGAACTCGGCGTCCAGCGCGGGCCGGCCCAGCAGCTGGGCCGGGGCGCGGTCGGCGGTCCCGGGCACCGGGACGCCGTGGCCGAGCGCGCCGAGGTCGACGGTGGCCGAGGCGTCGGCGATGTCGGCGACGATCTTCAGCCCCGCCCACAGGTTGACGG is a window of Saccharopolyspora erythraea NRRL 2338 DNA encoding:
- a CDS encoding indolepyruvate ferredoxin oxidoreductase family protein, with product METAMHTDPAAVSLDDKYTADSGRVLISGIQALVRLTLEQRRLDESRGLDTRAFVSGYQGSPLGGLDMEMGRAKRFLDPEGVVFQAGLNEELAATAVAGTQLLRQVPGRRHDGVTGFWYGKNPGLDRAADAIRHGNIAGTAPLGGAVAWIGDDPGNKSSTIPSASEQMCQSLAMPLLAPSSVPEIIEFGLHAVALSRAVNLWAGLKIVADIADASATVDLGALGHGVPVPGTADRAPAQLLGRPALDAEFDVLTRRLDLARAYGTTHGLNKVTFSARRATTGVVASGLAHAVVLRALEDMGIDEGAMEALGLRLVRVGMPHPLDQAHLASMLEGLDEVVVVEDKTPFLEAQVKEAMYRRPDAPLVVGRRDDSGRPLLTVRGTLSATDVARALGRRIGQDRLPESAAAYLRTADPRRSRIELPTIAARTPYFCSGCPHNTSTRADDDTLVGAGIGCHVMVLLDGEGRGHQVGVTQMGGEGAQWNGLAPFTDDRHFVQNLGDGTFHHSGSLAIRASVAAGVNVTYKLLYNDAVAMTGGQRAEGKLDIPTLTRWLATEGVRRVVVTTAEPGTYRGVALDPIATVRHRDDFADVQRELAAVEGVTVLVHDDRCAAEERRLRKRGALPTPAERVVINERVCEGCGDCGDKSTCLSVQPVETEFGRKTRIHQASCNSDFTCLKGDCPSFLLVEPGTRARRAVPALPVELTAPAERPRSDGVLMRMPGIGGTGVVTVSQILQMAAHMDGLHAAGLEQTGVAQKGGPVVSDVRISKQPVAGALRASKSTVDVLIGFDLLGAAAEQNLETAAADRTIALVNTAVVPTAAMVTNRVPVPGSPQDALDRIAAATAEQVLLDAQGMADALFGDHMPVNMLMIGAAFQRGCLPMSAEAIERAIRLNGAAVDTNLAAFRWGRAAVVDRDAVERALAPQERAVVEVDATARRIAGDAAGELGRVLATRVADLVGYQDEAYAQRYAREVRRVAGIARERAGEEGGERVAVAYAKGLHKLMAYKDEYEVARLHLDTVEKARLGDEFGAGASVSVLLHPPVLRALGMKRKIRLRRTAEVAFRALRSARRLRGTRLDVFGYAKVRRVERELVGEYRRLVERALDRLGSGTAEQVAAIAELTELVRGYEDIKLAGVERFRERAAEQLSALAARADVDDLAVKS